A region of Bradyrhizobium sp. SZCCHNS1050 DNA encodes the following proteins:
- a CDS encoding GNAT family N-acetyltransferase → MSPAATIRRLRADDVACFKALRLEALTISPESMGSTFELENGLGVEWFARRLEDTHTLGAFRDGELVGTLGFVVQQGPKHAHKGRLFGMYVKPAFRRSGLARLLANAILDVAREQVEIVQLIVVQDNVPARRLYESIGFVEFGLELKAAKDGGRYYDEAHMALDFSRAADST, encoded by the coding sequence ATGAGCCCTGCTGCAACGATCCGGCGCCTGCGGGCCGACGATGTGGCATGCTTCAAGGCCCTTCGTCTGGAGGCGCTGACGATCAGCCCGGAATCGATGGGCAGCACCTTCGAGCTGGAGAACGGGCTTGGCGTCGAATGGTTCGCCAGGCGGCTTGAGGACACCCACACCCTCGGCGCCTTTCGAGACGGCGAGCTTGTCGGCACGCTGGGCTTCGTCGTCCAGCAGGGGCCGAAGCACGCCCATAAGGGCCGGCTGTTCGGCATGTACGTTAAGCCAGCCTTTCGACGGAGCGGGCTCGCGCGCCTGTTGGCGAATGCCATCCTGGATGTCGCGCGCGAGCAGGTCGAGATCGTTCAGCTGATCGTCGTCCAGGACAATGTGCCGGCGCGACGGCTCTACGAAAGCATCGGCTTCGTGGAATTTGGCCTGGAGCTGAAAGCCGCGAAGGACGGCGGCCGATACTACGACGAGGCGCACATGGCGCTCGACTTCAGTCGTGCGGCTGACAGCACCTGA
- a CDS encoding NAD(P)-dependent oxidoreductase: MTAKRVVFTGGTGKAGRHVLPHLQSKGYKLLNVDLKPFDHPGIGTLIADLTDSGQAFNALTTHFGFAGFNAGRPPQAPDAVVHFAAIPRVLIEPDNETFRANTIGTYNVIEAAAKLGVRKIIVASSETTYGVCFAEGDKDFRSFPLDEDYDTDPMDSYGLSKVVNEKTARAFAMRYGIDIYCLRIGNVIEPHEYDMFPRFLADPPSRKRNAWSYIDARDLGEIVHLAIEKDGLGFQVFNAVNDTVTATVPTRELLRRYCPNVPVTREMGDDEAPLSNRKTREVLGFKEAHNWRKYVKAG; the protein is encoded by the coding sequence ATGACAGCCAAGCGCGTGGTGTTCACCGGGGGGACCGGCAAGGCGGGCAGGCATGTGCTGCCGCATCTGCAGAGCAAGGGCTATAAGCTGCTCAACGTCGACCTCAAGCCGTTCGATCACCCCGGCATCGGCACGCTGATCGCCGATCTGACGGACAGCGGCCAGGCCTTCAACGCGCTGACCACGCATTTCGGCTTTGCAGGCTTCAACGCCGGCCGGCCGCCGCAGGCGCCGGATGCCGTCGTGCATTTCGCCGCGATTCCGCGGGTGCTGATCGAGCCCGACAACGAGACCTTTCGCGCCAACACCATCGGCACCTACAACGTCATCGAGGCCGCAGCGAAGCTCGGCGTCCGCAAGATCATCGTCGCCTCCAGCGAGACCACCTATGGCGTCTGCTTTGCGGAAGGCGACAAGGACTTCAGGAGCTTTCCGCTCGATGAGGACTACGACACCGACCCGATGGATTCCTACGGGTTGTCCAAGGTCGTGAACGAGAAGACCGCGCGGGCGTTCGCCATGCGCTACGGCATCGACATCTACTGCTTGCGCATCGGCAACGTCATCGAGCCGCATGAGTACGACATGTTCCCGCGCTTCCTCGCCGACCCGCCGTCGCGCAAGCGCAATGCGTGGTCCTATATCGACGCCCGCGACCTCGGCGAGATCGTGCATCTGGCGATCGAGAAGGACGGGCTCGGCTTCCAGGTCTTCAACGCGGTCAACGACACCGTCACGGCCACCGTTCCGACGCGCGAGCTGCTGCGCCGCTATTGCCCGAATGTGCCGGTGACCCGCGAGATGGGTGACGACGAGGCGCCGCTGTCGAACCGCAAGACGCGCGAGGTGCTCGGGTTCAAGGAAGCGCACAATTGGCGGAAATACGTGAAGGCGGGGTAG
- a CDS encoding ABC transporter substrate-binding protein, which translates to MLSVAAAAQARDLTVVSWGGNYQDAQRKIYFQPFAAKLGATVLDESWDGGYGVLQAKVKAGVPNWDAVQVEAEELELGCSDGIYEKIDWSKIGDKKGFIPAGVSDCGVGAIVWSTGMSYDGDKIKDGPKTWADFWDTAKFPGKRGLRKGAKYTLEFALMADGVPASDVYKVLKTKEGVERAFKKLDALKADIVWWEAGAQPLQLLSSGQVAMTSVYNGRISAINRTEGKHFGFVFPGSIYAVDSWVVLKGSPNKDAAMNFIAFASQAENQAKLPEYIAYGLPNIAAAKLVPEKFAAELPTTPDNLKQAIALDVGFWTDNSEELSKRFNAWLAR; encoded by the coding sequence ATGCTGAGCGTCGCCGCGGCGGCGCAGGCGCGCGATCTCACGGTGGTGTCGTGGGGCGGCAACTATCAGGACGCGCAGCGCAAGATCTACTTCCAGCCGTTCGCCGCCAAGCTCGGCGCCACCGTGCTCGACGAGAGCTGGGACGGCGGCTATGGCGTGCTGCAGGCCAAGGTGAAGGCCGGGGTGCCGAACTGGGATGCGGTGCAGGTCGAGGCCGAGGAGCTCGAGCTCGGCTGCAGCGACGGCATCTATGAGAAGATCGACTGGAGCAAGATCGGCGACAAGAAAGGCTTCATCCCGGCCGGCGTGAGCGATTGCGGCGTCGGCGCCATCGTGTGGTCGACGGGCATGTCCTATGACGGCGACAAGATCAAGGATGGGCCGAAGACCTGGGCGGACTTCTGGGACACGGCGAAGTTTCCGGGCAAGCGCGGCCTGCGCAAGGGCGCCAAATACACGCTCGAATTCGCGCTGATGGCCGACGGCGTGCCAGCCAGCGACGTCTACAAGGTGCTGAAGACCAAGGAGGGCGTCGAGCGCGCCTTCAAGAAGCTCGACGCGCTCAAGGCCGACATCGTGTGGTGGGAGGCCGGCGCGCAGCCGCTGCAGCTCCTGTCATCCGGCCAGGTCGCGATGACCTCGGTCTATAACGGCCGCATCAGCGCCATCAACCGCACCGAGGGCAAGCATTTCGGCTTCGTGTTTCCGGGCAGCATCTACGCGGTCGATAGCTGGGTGGTGCTGAAGGGCTCGCCAAACAAGGACGCCGCGATGAACTTCATCGCGTTTGCGAGCCAGGCCGAGAACCAGGCCAAGCTGCCGGAATACATCGCCTATGGCCTGCCGAACATCGCCGCCGCCAAGCTGGTGCCGGAAAAATTCGCCGCCGAGCTGCCGACCACGCCGGACAATCTGAAGCAGGCGATCGCGCTCGACGTCGGCTTCTGGACCGACAATTCTGAAGAGCTGTCGAAGCGCTTCAACGCCTGGCTCGCGCGCTGA
- a CDS encoding ABC transporter permease, translating to MKWLPLVKLLFAIAVIVFLLGPLIAVLPLSLTDSVFLNYPIPGYSTRWFRELVTADSWRLSIVNSLLIGAGTTALATLLGTLAALGLRGKPASLLFATLRTVFLLPMVVPAVVLGVGMQLMFSRYGLTNTYLGVIIAHTVVAVPFVLVNVSSALQGVDIQLERAAASLGASPAVVLRSVTFPIALPGMISGALFAFATSLDEVVLTLFVAGPNQRTLARQMFATIRENISPAIVSAAAVFIVGTIVLSLAMLALRRRMT from the coding sequence ATGAAATGGCTGCCGCTCGTCAAGCTGCTGTTCGCGATCGCCGTCATCGTGTTCCTGCTCGGGCCGTTGATCGCGGTGCTGCCGCTATCGCTGACCGACAGCGTGTTCCTGAACTATCCCATTCCCGGCTATTCGACGCGCTGGTTTCGCGAGCTGGTCACCGCCGACTCCTGGCGGCTGTCGATCGTCAACAGCCTGCTGATCGGCGCGGGGACCACAGCCCTTGCAACGTTGCTCGGCACGCTCGCCGCGCTCGGCCTGCGCGGCAAGCCCGCCTCGCTGCTGTTCGCGACGCTTCGCACCGTGTTCCTGCTGCCGATGGTCGTGCCGGCGGTGGTGCTCGGCGTCGGCATGCAGCTGATGTTCTCGCGCTACGGGCTCACCAACACCTATCTCGGCGTCATCATCGCGCACACCGTCGTCGCCGTGCCGTTCGTGCTGGTCAACGTCTCCTCGGCCTTGCAGGGCGTCGATATCCAGCTCGAGCGGGCCGCCGCGAGTCTCGGCGCCTCGCCTGCCGTGGTGCTGCGCTCGGTGACGTTTCCCATCGCGCTGCCCGGCATGATCTCCGGCGCATTGTTCGCTTTCGCGACGTCGCTGGACGAGGTGGTGCTGACGCTCTTCGTCGCCGGCCCCAATCAGCGCACCCTGGCGCGGCAGATGTTCGCCACCATCCGCGAGAACATCAGTCCGGCGATCGTCTCGGCGGCGGCCGTGTTCATCGTCGGGACGATCGTGCTGTCGCTCGCGATGCTCGCGCTCCGGCGGCGGATGACGTGA
- a CDS encoding ABC transporter ATP-binding protein, which translates to MDTPFISFRHVVKRFAALTVVDDLDLDIARGEFVALLGPSGSGKTTLLMMLAGFEQPTSGTIEVGGARVDGLPPHKRNMGVVFQNYALFPHMSVRDNIAFPLRMRGTSKPEIAQRVARVLDMVKLSAMAERKPAQLSGGQQQRVALARALVFEPQVVLMDEPLGALDKKLREQMQLDIRDLHRRLGLTIVFVTHDQDEALTMSDRIAVFNHGRIEQIGTPREIYELPRTSFVAEFIGETNLLACKLDEHAGEVMRLTTDSGLTLSAHAGAARIDGGKVQVSIRPEAIRINDHAAATANRLTARILDAVYFGDHVRLVATAGAQRLIIKGDRAGQAAEVGSEVALSFTASDVWVVGSCDQTSANG; encoded by the coding sequence ATGGATACCCCCTTCATCTCGTTCCGGCATGTGGTCAAGCGCTTCGCTGCGCTGACCGTGGTCGACGATCTCGATCTCGATATCGCGCGCGGTGAGTTCGTCGCCCTGCTCGGGCCCTCCGGCTCCGGCAAGACCACGCTCCTGATGATGCTCGCAGGCTTCGAGCAGCCGACCAGCGGCACGATCGAGGTCGGCGGCGCCAGGGTCGACGGGCTGCCTCCGCACAAGCGCAACATGGGCGTGGTGTTCCAGAACTACGCGCTGTTCCCGCATATGAGCGTGCGCGACAACATCGCCTTTCCGCTCAGGATGCGCGGCACGTCCAAGCCCGAGATCGCGCAGCGCGTCGCCCGCGTGCTCGACATGGTCAAGCTGTCGGCCATGGCCGAGCGCAAACCGGCGCAGCTCTCCGGCGGCCAGCAGCAGCGCGTCGCACTCGCCCGCGCCCTGGTGTTCGAGCCACAGGTGGTGCTGATGGACGAGCCGCTCGGTGCGCTCGACAAGAAGCTGCGCGAGCAGATGCAACTCGACATCCGCGACCTGCACCGCCGGCTCGGCCTCACCATCGTCTTCGTCACCCACGACCAGGACGAGGCGCTGACGATGTCCGACCGCATCGCCGTGTTCAACCACGGCAGGATCGAGCAGATCGGCACGCCGCGCGAGATCTACGAGCTGCCGCGCACGTCATTCGTCGCCGAGTTCATCGGCGAGACCAACCTGCTGGCGTGCAAGCTCGACGAGCACGCGGGCGAGGTGATGCGGCTGACGACAGACTCGGGCCTCACGCTGTCGGCGCATGCCGGCGCCGCCCGCATCGATGGCGGCAAGGTGCAGGTTTCGATCCGTCCCGAGGCCATCCGGATCAACGATCATGCAGCGGCGACCGCGAACCGCCTGACCGCGCGCATCCTGGATGCGGTGTATTTCGGCGATCACGTGCGTCTGGTCGCCACGGCCGGCGCGCAGCGGCTGATCATCAAGGGCGATCGTGCCGGTCAGGCCGCGGAGGTCGGCAGCGAGGTCGCGCTGTCGTTCACGGCGTCGGATGTCTGGGTGGTGGGATCATGCGACCAGACTTCCGCCAACGGTTGA
- a CDS encoding LanC-like protein, giving the protein MITLGRHRPLVQTPWDEAIALAAIEDIAADAIAQFDPDHFWPAHPSDDGTADGDPSFYKGAAGVIWALDYLHRVGATRATKDFRPVLSRLMERTVIDHAANSPADYEKHGSLLRGEMGAALLAMRLTPLSSLADLIHWHAEKNNELPIRELMWGLPGSMVAAVHMAGMTGEARWRRLFEGQAARLLAELEDTPQGPLWTQDLYGAKDRFLGPVHGFAGNVIPLLLGWDWLTAAQQAHVAAFVPKALAANAWRYDIGTTWGPRSKREKRLFLCQHCHGAPGMVTTFADAPFATPDFDALLLDGGRFTWAAGPLTKGSNLCHGTGGNGYAFLKLYRRTHDPVWLDRARQFAMTAIVQVRGGQMVAGRGRYSLWTGDVGLAAYLWDCITGEPRFPTIDVF; this is encoded by the coding sequence ATGATCACCCTGGGACGACATCGGCCGCTGGTCCAGACTCCCTGGGACGAAGCGATTGCCCTGGCCGCGATCGAAGACATCGCGGCCGATGCGATCGCCCAATTCGATCCCGATCATTTCTGGCCGGCCCACCCCAGCGACGACGGGACCGCCGACGGCGATCCCAGCTTCTACAAGGGCGCCGCGGGTGTGATCTGGGCCCTCGACTACCTGCATCGTGTCGGCGCAACCCGAGCGACCAAGGATTTCCGCCCCGTGCTGTCCAGGCTGATGGAGCGGACGGTCATCGACCACGCAGCCAATTCGCCTGCCGACTACGAGAAACATGGCTCGCTGCTCCGTGGCGAGATGGGGGCCGCCCTGCTCGCCATGCGGCTCACGCCACTGTCGAGCCTCGCCGACCTCATTCATTGGCACGCCGAGAAGAACAACGAGCTGCCGATCCGGGAGCTGATGTGGGGCCTGCCGGGGTCGATGGTCGCGGCGGTCCACATGGCGGGGATGACCGGGGAAGCGCGCTGGCGCCGCCTGTTCGAGGGGCAGGCGGCCCGGCTGTTGGCCGAGTTGGAGGACACCCCGCAGGGGCCGCTCTGGACCCAGGATCTATATGGCGCCAAGGACCGCTTCCTCGGACCCGTTCATGGTTTCGCCGGCAACGTCATCCCGTTGTTGCTCGGATGGGACTGGCTGACGGCGGCACAGCAGGCTCACGTGGCCGCCTTCGTCCCGAAGGCGCTCGCGGCGAACGCATGGCGCTACGACATCGGAACCACATGGGGACCGCGAAGCAAGCGCGAGAAGCGGCTATTCCTCTGTCAGCACTGTCATGGTGCGCCGGGCATGGTGACGACCTTCGCCGACGCGCCGTTCGCGACGCCGGACTTCGACGCGCTGCTGCTGGACGGCGGACGCTTCACCTGGGCCGCCGGACCACTGACCAAGGGCTCGAACCTCTGCCACGGCACCGGCGGAAACGGCTACGCCTTCCTCAAGCTCTATCGCCGCACCCACGACCCGGTTTGGCTCGACCGCGCGCGCCAGTTCGCGATGACCGCCATCGTGCAGGTTCGCGGCGGCCAGATGGTCGCCGGCCGCGGACGCTATTCGTTATGGACCGGCGACGTCGGCCTCGCCGCCTACCTCTGGGATTGCATCACCGGAGAGCCACGGTTTCCGACGATCGACGTGTTCTGA
- a CDS encoding phosphatase PAP2 family protein encodes MKADEESLAWQTLNLNWLPIALFGAALLSALTYSDFSLEPMGFGVLVAIAISLASIAYGYAHIRQASADPKLVFWFGVTAQIILLTAIAGPLSYVANAMNWPLQDQSLLWIDRAIGFDPQGIAAFFNAHSWIVHYLKVGYGFIKWPLLAIPIVLAMGSRFLRLQQFVLTLSVALAVTIVVSAFIPAIGTYYGLGLSPGEQFPKVDSTNYAAQLRDIFALRDGSLRQLDVLRLAGIVSFPSFHTASAVLYIWALWPIRVLRPASIALNTWMVAATPLIGAHYIIDLIGGAAVAGGSIVMVKHFLRSVSVRSQRRTQWPAYWPSAMPNAGSSSE; translated from the coding sequence ATGAAAGCCGACGAAGAAAGCCTCGCGTGGCAAACACTCAATCTCAATTGGCTGCCAATCGCTCTGTTTGGCGCGGCGCTGTTGAGTGCCTTGACGTACTCCGACTTTTCCTTGGAGCCAATGGGTTTCGGAGTTCTCGTTGCTATTGCGATTTCGCTTGCGAGTATTGCGTATGGTTATGCCCACATCAGGCAGGCTTCTGCGGATCCTAAACTTGTCTTCTGGTTTGGTGTCACAGCTCAGATCATATTGCTCACGGCGATCGCTGGCCCTCTTAGTTATGTCGCAAACGCGATGAATTGGCCCCTACAGGATCAGAGCCTATTGTGGATCGACCGCGCAATTGGGTTTGATCCCCAGGGGATTGCAGCGTTTTTCAATGCCCACAGCTGGATCGTGCACTACTTGAAAGTTGGATACGGCTTCATCAAGTGGCCCCTGCTCGCGATCCCGATCGTTTTGGCGATGGGATCGCGGTTCTTGCGACTTCAGCAATTCGTGCTGACGTTGAGCGTTGCACTCGCTGTAACGATTGTCGTGTCCGCCTTCATTCCGGCCATAGGGACCTACTATGGTCTGGGATTGTCGCCGGGCGAGCAATTCCCGAAGGTTGACTCGACAAATTACGCGGCGCAGCTTCGGGATATTTTCGCGTTACGAGATGGGTCGTTACGACAGCTCGACGTGCTCAGGCTAGCGGGCATCGTATCATTCCCAAGCTTCCACACGGCGTCGGCAGTTCTTTATATCTGGGCTTTGTGGCCGATCCGAGTTTTGCGGCCGGCGTCGATCGCGCTCAATACCTGGATGGTTGCCGCGACGCCCCTGATCGGTGCGCACTACATCATCGACCTCATCGGAGGCGCCGCTGTGGCTGGCGGGTCTATCGTGATGGTCAAGCACTTCTTGAGATCTGTATCTGTCAGGTCACAGCGCCGCACGCAATGGCCCGCTTATTGGCCGTCCGCTATGCCAAACGCAGGATCTTCGTCGGAGTAA
- a CDS encoding SRPBCC family protein, with the protein MRETLSIRCYIAAPRSAVYRALLDPRAIAKWKVPDGMTCDVHAFDAREGGALRISLTYDVPTGTGKTTAHTDTYRGRFVKLVPNEQVVEVDEFETTDPALRGEMTITITLADADGGTKLLATHDGLPRGVSPADNEAGWRMALAKLAALVEAR; encoded by the coding sequence ATGCGCGAGACCCTTTCGATACGGTGCTACATCGCCGCGCCTCGGTCGGCGGTCTATCGAGCGCTGCTCGATCCGCGCGCGATCGCAAAATGGAAGGTGCCGGACGGGATGACCTGCGACGTGCATGCGTTCGACGCCCGTGAAGGCGGCGCGTTGCGGATTTCGCTTACCTATGACGTGCCGACCGGGACCGGCAAGACGACGGCGCACACGGATACGTATCGCGGTCGCTTTGTGAAGCTCGTCCCGAATGAGCAGGTTGTCGAAGTGGACGAGTTCGAGACCACGGATCCTGCGCTACGCGGCGAGATGACCATCACGATCACGCTCGCCGATGCGGATGGCGGGACCAAACTCCTTGCCACGCATGATGGACTGCCCCGTGGCGTATCGCCCGCCGACAACGAGGCCGGCTGGCGGATGGCGCTCGCGAAGCTCGCGGCGCTCGTCGAGGCGCGATAG
- a CDS encoding ABC transporter permease, with the protein MLSFFVVPLVTMMKSAVSDPVATESLPRTHKALARWDRTSVPPATAQAAFIDDIRKLTNDEQFGDLVRRLNSAQSGFRSLLGKTRRALDGTDAVDLAAIDSRWSETPYWTTIAEAVASPWTDKNLLAAVDLERNAAGNIAAMPEGASANRLIMIRTFVTSALVTLACILIGLPFAMVAASVDGWRRQILLGAVLLPLWTSLLVRTAAWYVVLQDNGLINATLKGLGLTSAPVPLMFNRLGVVIAMTHVLLPFMVLPIFSVLIAIPRNLMPAAASLGAHPLRAFVHVLLPLSMRGVVSGALLVFMAALGYYITPALIGGANDQMISSVIAYYATGAANWGMAGALGLVLLAMTILLYAVYIRLTSAEEQRA; encoded by the coding sequence ATGCTGTCGTTCTTCGTCGTGCCGCTGGTGACGATGATGAAGTCGGCTGTATCCGATCCAGTTGCGACCGAGTCCCTGCCCCGCACTCACAAGGCGCTGGCGCGCTGGGACCGCACGAGCGTGCCTCCTGCAACCGCACAGGCCGCGTTCATCGACGACATCCGCAAGCTGACCAATGACGAGCAGTTCGGCGATCTCGTTCGCCGCCTCAACAGCGCGCAGTCCGGATTCCGCAGCCTGCTCGGCAAGACCCGCCGCGCGCTCGACGGCACCGACGCGGTCGACCTAGCCGCAATCGACTCGCGCTGGAGCGAGACCCCCTATTGGACGACCATCGCCGAGGCCGTCGCCTCGCCCTGGACCGACAAGAACCTGCTCGCTGCCGTCGACCTCGAGCGCAACGCCGCCGGCAATATCGCTGCGATGCCGGAGGGCGCCTCGGCCAACCGCCTGATCATGATCCGGACCTTCGTGACCTCGGCGCTGGTGACGCTGGCCTGCATCCTCATCGGCCTGCCGTTCGCGATGGTGGCCGCCTCGGTCGACGGCTGGCGCCGGCAGATCCTGCTCGGCGCGGTGCTGCTGCCGCTGTGGACCTCCCTCCTGGTACGCACCGCGGCCTGGTATGTCGTGCTGCAGGACAACGGCCTGATCAACGCCACCTTGAAGGGGCTCGGCCTGACGTCAGCGCCGGTGCCGCTGATGTTCAACCGGCTCGGCGTCGTCATCGCCATGACGCATGTGCTGCTGCCGTTCATGGTGCTGCCGATCTTCAGCGTGCTGATCGCGATCCCGCGCAATCTGATGCCGGCGGCGGCCTCGCTCGGCGCGCATCCGCTGCGCGCCTTCGTCCACGTCCTGCTGCCGCTGTCGATGCGCGGCGTCGTCTCCGGCGCGCTGCTCGTGTTCATGGCCGCGCTCGGCTATTACATCACGCCCGCGCTGATCGGCGGCGCCAACGATCAGATGATCAGCTCGGTGATCGCCTACTACGCCACGGGAGCCGCGAACTGGGGCATGGCCGGCGCGCTCGGCCTCGTCCTGCTGGCGATGACGATCCTGCTCTACGCCGTCTACATTCGGCTGACCTCGGCCGAGGAGCAGCGCGCATGA